A region from the Streptomyces sp. 3214.6 genome encodes:
- a CDS encoding DUF3631 domain-containing protein: MTSTPITGTALLDEVEAFHRRFNVFPTESAYVAVTLWDAHAHLIDCFETTPRIAFLSPEPGSGKSRALEIVELLTPRPVATVSASANALYRLVDSAEGLPTVLFDEVDTIFGPKAGADEALRGFLNAGYRRIGGALRCVGDGSNQNAQVFGSYCAVAMAGLGSLPDTVLTRSVIIRMRKRAPNEKVEPYRQRIHDKQGHALRERLAKWADAVRDQVAEAWPEMPEGVTDRPADVWEPLLAVADAAGGDWPARARAACLELISAAHDNDEASLGVRLLTDLRDKVFCGADRMPTAAIIECLLRMDDAPWGDLDDKPINSRALGRLLGQYVTPSNKPIKSRGIRTPSGFPKGYYADDLADAWTRYCPPPPGESATSATSATPQVNGGESVADTATAIRHTSAETATQPTLTG; encoded by the coding sequence ATGACCAGCACGCCCATCACCGGCACCGCACTGCTCGACGAAGTGGAGGCATTCCACCGCCGCTTCAACGTCTTCCCCACCGAGTCGGCCTACGTCGCCGTGACCCTGTGGGACGCCCACGCGCACCTGATCGACTGCTTCGAGACCACACCCCGGATCGCCTTCCTGTCCCCGGAGCCTGGGTCGGGGAAGTCCCGCGCGCTGGAGATCGTGGAACTCCTCACGCCCCGACCGGTCGCCACCGTGTCCGCGTCCGCGAACGCCCTGTACCGGCTGGTCGACTCCGCCGAAGGACTGCCCACCGTCCTGTTCGACGAGGTCGACACCATCTTCGGCCCCAAAGCCGGCGCCGATGAAGCCCTGCGCGGGTTCCTGAACGCCGGCTACCGGCGCATCGGCGGCGCTCTGCGCTGCGTAGGCGACGGCTCGAACCAGAACGCGCAGGTCTTCGGCTCGTACTGCGCCGTGGCAATGGCTGGGCTCGGTTCCCTGCCCGACACCGTGCTGACCCGCTCCGTCATCATCCGCATGCGCAAGCGCGCCCCGAACGAGAAGGTGGAGCCCTACCGACAGCGCATCCACGACAAGCAGGGGCACGCCCTGCGCGAGCGGCTCGCCAAGTGGGCCGACGCCGTCCGCGACCAGGTCGCCGAAGCCTGGCCCGAAATGCCCGAGGGCGTCACCGACCGACCCGCCGACGTGTGGGAACCCCTGCTCGCCGTCGCCGACGCCGCCGGCGGCGACTGGCCCGCCCGCGCCCGCGCCGCCTGCCTGGAACTGATCAGCGCAGCCCACGACAACGACGAAGCCTCGCTCGGGGTCCGGCTGCTCACCGACCTGCGCGACAAGGTGTTCTGCGGAGCCGACCGCATGCCAACCGCCGCGATCATCGAGTGCCTGCTTCGCATGGACGACGCGCCGTGGGGCGACCTGGACGACAAGCCGATCAACTCCCGCGCGCTCGGACGGCTGCTCGGGCAGTACGTCACCCCGAGCAACAAGCCGATCAAGTCGCGCGGCATCCGCACCCCGTCCGGGTTCCCCAAGGGCTACTACGCGGACGACCTCGCGGACGCCTGGACCCGGTACTGTCCCCCGCCCCCCGGAGAATCCGCCACGTCCGCCACGTCCGCCACACCGCAGGTCAACGGGGGTGAATCCGTGGCGGATACCGCCACGGCGATCCGCCACACGTCCGCGGAAACCGCCACACAGCCCACCCTCACCGGCTGA
- a CDS encoding helix-turn-helix transcriptional regulator encodes MATPARRRRSPVDEWLPLTDVLTELNITRATWYRWRDRGLGPEAKLTPTGRVRVRRSVLDAFMNEMDAA; translated from the coding sequence ATGGCCACCCCTGCCCGTCGCCGCCGCTCTCCCGTAGACGAGTGGCTGCCGCTCACCGACGTTCTCACCGAACTCAACATCACCCGCGCCACCTGGTACCGCTGGCGCGACCGCGGACTCGGTCCCGAGGCGAAGCTCACGCCCACCGGTCGCGTGCGCGTGCGCCGCAGTGTCCTGGACGCCTTCATGAACGAAATGGATGCCGCGTGA
- a CDS encoding tyrosine-type recombinase/integrase: protein MTEWSYTVKIWAIRKREYRNPYQLRWKVGNRPHSETFQTLGLAESRRAQFITASREGEPFDVDSGLPKSMVAKKRDISWYEHARNYIEMKWDDSPASTRRTLAEAMATVTPTFVQDTKGMPDPRVVRSALYGWAFNKNRWDEEPPAEVAKVLDWFKRKSLPTSSLSDLVLVRTSLRAISRKLDGKTAAPGTISRKRAIFYNSLEYAVEAELLTDNPLTRIKWKAPEQVVEEVDPACAPNPEQAAKLLVAVRDQSPRGRRLVAFFGCMYYAAARPAEVIGLLLKDCDLPRRGWGTLRLRETRPRSGAAWTDSGEAHDRRGLKHRPRKAVRPVPIPPELVALLRWHITAYGTAPDGRVFQTMRGGLVQDTGYGEVWAEARTRALTPSEFESTLAKRPYDLRHAAVSTWLSSGVEPQLVAERAGHSVAVLFRVYAKFLKDGDDAANAKISARLEQRG, encoded by the coding sequence GTGACCGAGTGGAGCTACACCGTCAAGATCTGGGCCATCCGGAAGCGCGAATACCGGAACCCCTACCAACTCCGCTGGAAGGTGGGCAACCGCCCCCACTCGGAGACGTTCCAAACGCTGGGCCTGGCGGAGAGTCGCCGGGCCCAGTTCATCACTGCCTCCCGCGAGGGTGAACCATTCGACGTCGACAGCGGATTGCCAAAGTCCATGGTCGCGAAGAAGCGGGACATCTCGTGGTACGAGCACGCCCGGAACTACATAGAGATGAAGTGGGACGACTCCCCCGCGTCGACCCGCCGCACGCTGGCCGAAGCCATGGCGACCGTGACGCCCACCTTCGTGCAGGACACCAAGGGCATGCCGGACCCCAGAGTCGTCCGGTCGGCGCTCTATGGCTGGGCCTTCAACAAGAACCGTTGGGATGAGGAGCCCCCCGCCGAGGTGGCCAAGGTGCTGGACTGGTTCAAGCGCAAGTCGCTCCCCACGTCTTCGCTCTCTGACCTGGTTCTCGTACGGACCAGCCTTCGAGCGATCTCCAGGAAGCTGGACGGCAAGACCGCCGCTCCGGGGACGATCAGCCGGAAGCGCGCGATCTTCTACAACTCCCTTGAGTACGCGGTGGAGGCCGAACTCCTCACCGACAACCCGCTCACCCGCATCAAGTGGAAAGCTCCGGAGCAGGTGGTAGAGGAGGTGGATCCGGCCTGCGCGCCCAACCCTGAACAAGCCGCCAAGTTGCTGGTCGCCGTACGGGACCAGAGTCCGCGCGGCCGTCGACTCGTGGCGTTCTTCGGCTGCATGTACTACGCCGCAGCCCGGCCGGCGGAAGTCATCGGGCTACTGCTCAAGGACTGCGATCTACCGCGCCGTGGGTGGGGCACGCTCCGACTCCGAGAGACCCGCCCCCGGTCGGGCGCAGCCTGGACGGACAGCGGAGAGGCACACGACCGGCGGGGGCTGAAGCACCGACCGCGCAAGGCTGTCCGGCCCGTTCCGATCCCGCCGGAATTGGTCGCCCTCCTCCGCTGGCACATCACCGCGTACGGCACCGCTCCGGATGGTCGGGTCTTCCAGACCATGCGCGGTGGGTTGGTCCAGGACACCGGATACGGCGAGGTCTGGGCTGAGGCCCGCACCCGCGCCCTCACCCCGTCAGAGTTCGAGTCGACATTGGCTAAGCGTCCATATGATCTTCGCCACGCTGCGGTATCCACCTGGCTCAGTTCCGGGGTGGAACCTCAGCTCGTAGCGGAGCGCGCCGGCCACAGTGTGGCTGTGCTCTTCCGGGTGTACGCGAAGTTCCTGAAGGACGGTGACGACGCAGCCAACGCCAAGATCTCCGCGCGGTTGGAGCAACGCGGGTGA